In Microvirga sp. 17 mud 1-3, the genomic window GATTACACCCGGCGGGGCTTCCTCGACGGAGTTGGCATTCGCCTGCCGACGATCTGCGTGCGCCCCGGAAAGCCCAACAAAGCCGCCTCCGGCTTCTTCTCCGGCATCATCCGCGAGCCCCTGAACGGCGAGGAAGCGATTCTGCCCGTGCCCGAGGACGTGCGCCACACCCACGCGTCTCCACGCTCCGCGGTCAATTTCCTTCTTCATGCAGCGAGCCTCGACGGAAATCTGCTCGGCCCGCGCCGCAGCCTCACCATGCCGGGTGTCTCGGTGACGGTGGCGGAGCAGATCGAGGCCCTGCGGCGCATCGCCGGCGACAAGGTCGCGGCGCTGATCCGCCGCGAGCCGGATCCGGTCGTCATGCGGATCGTGGAAGGCTGGCCGCGCCGCTTCGATGCACAGCGGGCGAAACGACTCGGCTTCAAGGCCGAAGAGAGCTTCGACGAGATCATCCGTATTCATATCGAAGACGAGTTCCGCGGCGAGATCGTCAGCTGAGATTTCAGGAGGGGCCAGGATTCATGGACGGTTTCAAGCGCTTCGAAGGAAAAAGGGCAGTCGTGACGGGCGGCGCATCGGGGATTGGGCTCGGCGTCAGCGCGCGTCTGGCGGCCGAGGGCGCTGCCGTCGCTATCTGGGATGCGGATAAGGCAGCCCTGGAAAGTGTTCGGGAAAGGGGATCGATTGCGACAGCCGTCACGGTCGATATCACGGATCCCGACGCGGTGGAGCGGGCTCTTGCCGAGACTTTAGCGGTGCTGGGTGGCGTCGATATTCTCGTGGCGAGCGCCGGAATTACCGGCCCGAATACGTCGCTCTGGGACTATCCGGTGGCAGCCTGGCGCCAAGTCATCGATGTCAATCTCAACGGCCTGTTCTACTGCAATCGGGTTGTCGTGCCGGAAATGCTGAAGGGCGGCTACGGGCGGATCGTCAACATCGCGTCCATCGCCGGTAAGGAGGGTAACCCGAACGCCTCCGCCTACAGCGCCTCGAAGGCGGCCGTGATCGGACTCACCAAGTCCCTCGGCAAGGAACTGGCGAAGAACAACATCACGGTGAACTGCGTGACGCCCGCGGCCGTGCACACGCCGATCTTCGACCAGATGACGCAGGCGCATATCGACTTCATGCTGTCGAAAATCCCGATGGGGCGCTTCGGCAAGGTGGAGGAGGTGACAGCGCTGATCGCCTGGCTCGCCAGCGAGGAATGCTCCTTCACGACGGGCGGTGTGTTCGACATCTCCGGCGGCCGCGCGACCTATTGACGAATGAAGAGGACATTCCATGGCTGAGCAAAAGAAGGTCGCCATTGTCACCGGCGCGGGAACGGGGGTCGGAAAGGCGATGGCGAAAGGCCTTGCCGAGGCGGGCTTCTCCGTCGTGCTCGCCGGGCGGCGAAAGGAGCCTCTAGAGGAGGTGGAGCGAGAGCTCTCCGGCGTCGGCGCAGAGACGCTGGCGGTTCCGACGGACGTCGCCGATCCTGCCTCCGTCGCTCGGCTCTTCGCCGCCACAAAGCAGCGCTTCGGGCGGCTCGACCTTCTCGTCAACAATGCGGGCGTCAACACGCCGCCCATCCCCCTCGAGGACCTGTCCTTCGCGCAGTGGAAGAGCGTTGTAGACACTAACCTCACTGGTGCCTTCCTGTGCACACAGGAGGCCTTCCGGATGATGAAGGCGCAGGACCCGCGCGGCGGGCGCATCATCAACAACGGCTCCGTCTCGGCCTCTGCGCCGCGCCCGCATTCCGCACCCTATACGGCCACGAAGCACGCCATCACGGGCCTGACCAAGTCCACGTCCCTGGACGGTCGCGCCTACGACATCGCCTGCGGCCAGATCGACATCGGCAACGCTGCAACCGACATGACGTCCCGAATGGCGAGCGGTGTCCTCCAGGCGGACGGCTCCGTCGCGCCGGAACCCACCATCGACCCGCGCCATGTGGCCGACGCAGTCGTCTATATGGCGAAGCTCCCCCTCTCGGCCAATGTTCAGACCATCACGGTCATGGCCACCAAGATGCCTCTGGTCGGGCGGGGATGAGGCTCCACGGTATGATGACCTGACAGGTTTCACGTGCATGGCCGCCATGGAGCATCAATTCCGCTCCGAGAGCCTCCGCTGAGGCCAGTCCGTGCCGGTCTCTTCTTCCTGACCGCATCCTGTGTCCGGCCCGGAGCTTGACCTTAGGGAAATCTCCTGCAAGGTTGCGGCCCGGAATAAGAAAATTTTCTATATTTGTGGGGGCAAATACGGAAAATGCACCGATGTACGGTCGATCTGACCGACTATCCTGACCTGGTCGTTCTTTATCTCGGAATGCGGGTCAACACGCTTCGCGGCGTGCCGACGCTGCTTCGGTTCGGCCCCAAGATCCGGGCCGTTGCCGACGATCCGCCGGAAGGACTTCTGGCGCATGACAACATCATCTATTCGCTTTTTCCGCTCCATATCGGGATGCGCCAGTACTGGCGGAACTTCGAAACCCTTGAGACCTGGGCGCGAAGCGAACCCCATCGCCAATGGTGGCAATCCTTCCTGAAGGACCCGAAGGGCACCGGCTTCTGGCACGAGGCCTACTTCATGCGCGGCGGCATGGAGACCGTGTCCGTCAACATGCCCGCCAAGCTGGGCTTGCGCAAATTCGCGCCGGAGGCTGCAGCCCGGGGCCCGATGTTCTCGGCGCGGACGCGGGCGGCGCGTGATGGGCTTGCGAGCTCTCCCACTCCGGTGTCGGAAACGGAACTCTATCCGGACGGTCGCTGACATGCAGAAAGGACCTTCTGTGCTTCACCGCGCTCTCATTCAAGCCATGGTGGCGGCAGTCGCCCTTTTGGCTCCGGCTGCTGCTGTGGCCGGCACGGTTCATGTCAGCATCAACGGCGCACGCAATAATGCCGGCATCATCCGTTGCGGCCTGTTCGCTTCGGCTGACGGCTTCCGCGTTCCTGGACGCGAATTGCAGGAAGTCGTCAGCAAGATTAGCGGCGGAAAGGCGACCTGCATCTTTGGCGCAGTGCCCGATGGGCATTACGCGATTGCGGTCTTCCATGCCGAGAACAACGAGAAGACTCTGGAAACCGGCCTGTTCGGACAGCCGAAGCAGGGTGTGGGGTTCTCGCGCAACCCGTCCATCACTTTCGGCCCTCCGGGTTTCTCGTCCGCGTCTTTCCCGGTCGGCCCGAAACCGATGAATCTGCAAATCGACATGAAATATTGAGCCGCCTTTTCGGCACGTAATGGAACCGGGGGTAGAATTGACGAAGCGAAACAAGTTGGCGCGATGGTGGCGGCCCTGTCTGGCTGGCATGGTCTCGGTCGTCATGACGGGAAGCGCAACGTCGGCCGATCTCGCGTCGCCGGCCGCAGACGCCATCTTCAATCCATCACCGCTCTGGTCCGGTTTCCATGTGGGTGCCAAGGCCGGCGGGGTATGGTCGCACGCAACCTCGGATTTTCGCTACAATGATGGCCCCGTCTTCGGGGTCGCTCCCAACCGGATCTCGGGCTTCACCGGCGGGCTGGAGGGTGGTTACGATTGGCAATCCGGTGCCCTCGTGGTTGGCGCGGCGGCCGACTTTCACCTGACCGGCGGCCATGGGAGAAAGACCGCAACCTGCCCGTCCGGGCTCTGCAGCGCGAGCTATGCGCAAGATCTGTCCTGGCTCGGCACCGTGCGCGGACGCCTGGGCTATGCTTCAGGAAACTGGCTGGCCTATGTGACGGGCGGCTATGCCTATGCAAGGCTCGAAACCAAGGCGTCCGCCGTTGCGCCTATGGGGGGAGCAAGCACGCGTTGGCACGCGCTTAAGGGCGGCTGGGTCCTGGGTGGTGGCGTCGAAATCATGATCGCCCCAGGCTGGAGCGCAAGCATGGAAGCGCTCCATTTCAGGTTTGGCGAAACAGACACGTCATGGACGCCGGCTGCGTCAGCGATCATCACGGAGACCAGCCATTTGAAGACCAATCTCGTCCGCGGCGGGGTAAACTACCGCTTCTAAGCCCTCTCGAGGCGACGGCTGCAGGACATTTGCGGAAGGCGACACGTTACGCCTCCTCGTCAAGCACCAGAGAGTGATGAGCCTATTTCCCGAATGTCTTGGGAAACCGTGCCAAAGATGGCCCGATCATTTTTTTGGCTGGCGTCCAGGCTCCCGAGGCCATCGAAAAGAACGGCGCGCCCGACATAATTTAAACGTGTGATCCTTGCCTTCAGCGGATTAGAGACCCTCCGTCATAAACGGCGATTTTTAGTCCGCCCTCTCTAGTAACTGCGACACTTCTCCAACGGGGATGATAGAAAACCGGAGAGCCAGGGGTTCGGAGCTCTGGCTCTCCGAGACTTAGGATACGGTCTTATCCATTTCTCCCAGCCGTCAGCCCACGTTCCAGACCGATCTCGTACCCCTGATCGAAGTCACTCTGCATCCCACGCTTGAGAGGCTGAAGAGGGCACGAGGGTGTAAAGACAGAGGAGCGGCCCGCGGCTTGCCTGTATCCGTTCATGTAGCCCCGCTCGAAACCGGGGCAGAATGCGGTCATGGTGTTGGAACTGGCATTGGCGCTGGAGGCGGCGAGAAGAGATCGATTGAACTCCTCACGCTTCCGGTGCTCCGTTTCGGCCCACATCCGGCATTGGACATAAGCCTCGGTCCCCGGTTCTGCGCCATAGGACTGGCACTGATTGTCATCCATGGCATTTCGTTCTTCGACCGACACACAACCCGCCAGAAGCAATGCACAGAGGGCTATGGGAGCAAGAATTCTCATGGTTTCCGTCGCTTGTTGGATTTTAGGCCGGGCTTGTGGGTGGCTCGCCGCCCTTGACCGGTCGACGATAACGGCCTGACGCGACCAAGAACAGGACGGCAGGCGCAAATAGGGCCCGGATCAAGCAAATATGCCTAATTCGATAAAGTGTCAGATCGGGAAACTACGCTAGGATTTTGCTGGTGACGACCACTCTGGAACGCGGGCATCGGGGTGACGATCCTCGATGAAAGCCGGACGAATACCGTGCTCCAACCAGAGCTTTGCAGCGGCGAGCACCAGCGCGAATCCGCCTGCGCTATCGATCGCCAGTGATACCTGATCAGGCCCTTGCCCAAAGCCCCGGTTCACGATCTCCACGAACGTTCCTTCAGGGTGCGGGTGGAATGTCCACTCGACCTCGGTTGGTGATGTCTCCACATCCCAGTCGATGAGGAGGCGACGGTTTGGTTCGACGTGCTTGACCCTGATGTCCGTGGAAACACCGTACATCCCCCAGGTCCATCGCACCTCGGCACCGGGCTCAAGCTGTCCGTTGGAGTGAGTGAACCAGAAGAGTGTCGTAACCGATGGACTAACGAAGGCCTCGAACACAACAGGGACGGGCCGTCGGATCAGCATTCCTGCGGTAGCGATGGGGCAAGTCATGTCGGAACGATCTCCTTCAAAGGATATCAGTAACGCCTTTGTCGGAGGTGGGAAGCCGTCTCGGCGGACTTGGACTTGCCAGGAAGAGCCGCGCTTGCGGAGGTCGCCATAGGTTCTTTTCCGTTGACCTGTGACGGATGGGCTACCTTGGCTGTTTATGAGGCTGAACCCTTGCGCAAAACCTTTGCTTTACAAGGCTTTGAAATGGCGCACCCGACACGATTCGAACGTGTGACCTTTGCCTTCGGAGGGTTTCGGTTAGGCATTTTCTCTGGTTTACAGGAATTTTCTCGAAGCGCCTAAAGCCTTATTTTACAGGACTTTTCGTCTGTTTCGGGTTTTCCGGCCAATTCGAGCATCTTCCTCAATTTCCGATTTTGTGGTGACTCTGTGGTGACACTAACCCCGAAGGCAAGGGTTACAGATGCCGAAGCTCACCAAGAAAATCGTGGACGCGGCTGAGCCGCGGGAGAAGCCATATTTCATCTGGTGCAGTGACCTGGTCGGCTTCGGCGTCCGGGTCTTTCCGTCTGGCAAGCGGATCTATTATGCGGACTATCGCAACAAGTCCGGCCAGCGGAAGCGAATGACCATCGGACCGCACGGCAAGCTCACGACCGAAGAGGCCCGCAAGCTCGCCATGATGACGCTGGGCGACGTTCTGAAGGGTGAAGACCCGGCCGAGGAACGGGCCACCCGCCGCAACTCCCTCACCGTGAAGGAGCTATGCGCCAACTACCTCGAAGCGGCCGAGCGCGGTTTGATCATGGGTAAGGGTGGGCGGGCGAAGAAAGCCTCCACCCTCTACGTGGATCGCGGCCGGATCGAGCGGCATATCATCCCGTTGCTGGGCCCGAAGCTGGTCCGTGACCTGGCGCAAGCCGACATTCACCGCTTCATCCGAGATGTAGCTTCCGGCAAGACGGCCGCTGTCGAGAAGACCGGCAATCTGCGCGGCAAAGCCATTGTTGAGGGTGGCACCGGCACGGCCGCCCGCACCGCCGGCCTGCTGGGCGGCATCCTGTCCTTCGCGGTGTCCGAAGGCGTCATTCCGTTCAATCCAGCGCAAGGCGTGAGGCGCCCTGCCGACAAGAAACGCCAGCGGCGGCTCACGGCCGAGGAGTATCGCCGGTTAGGAGAGGCGCTTGAAAAGGCCGAGGAGCAGGCCGAGACGGAACAGGCCATTCATGGAGCTTGGTTGCTTGCCCTGACGGGTTGCCGCCTGGACGAAATCCAAGGGCTGAAGTGGTCCGAAGTTGATGAGGCGGGCGGCTGCTTCCGGCTGGAGGACACCAAGGAAGGCGCATCGGTCCGGCCCATCGGCCGCTCAGTCTTCGACGCGCTGGCTAGGATCGAGAGACGGAAGAGCTGTCCCTATGTCCTGCCTGCCGCAAGGGAAGCCAAGGGCCATTATGGCGGCCTGCCTGGCGGCTGGCAGCGGATAGCGGAACGGGCAAAGTTCACCGACGTGACGCCGCATACCCTCCGGCATTCCTTCGCCAGCGTGGCCGGCGATCTTGGGTTCGCGGAATCAACCATTGCCGCAATGCTCGGCCACGCAGCCGGATCGGTGACGAGCCGCTACGTCCATCACCTCGATAGCGTCCTGATCGCAGCGGCCGATAAGGTGGCGCAGGCGATCCATGCGCAGATGACGGGAGAGGAAGGGAAAGTCGTGCAGCTTCCCAGCCGAGCGACGCGATGATTGATGTTTTTGCAGCGTAACAGATGTAACGCGTGTAACAGCCCTGATTTTAAAGGCAAATTCCTGTTACACCGCGATTTCCGGCATGTGTAACAGGCTGGGGTGAATGGGAGGCGGCTTTGGCGGAGTCGTTAACCTTGTTTATTAACGGACTCGCAACCGTTGCGTCCGATTTAGTCGGACTAATTCCCGAAACGGGAAAACTCAGACTAGACTTGCGAGCCAACTCAGAATCGCC contains:
- a CDS encoding SDR family NAD(P)-dependent oxidoreductase, translating into MDGFKRFEGKRAVVTGGASGIGLGVSARLAAEGAAVAIWDADKAALESVRERGSIATAVTVDITDPDAVERALAETLAVLGGVDILVASAGITGPNTSLWDYPVAAWRQVIDVNLNGLFYCNRVVVPEMLKGGYGRIVNIASIAGKEGNPNASAYSASKAAVIGLTKSLGKELAKNNITVNCVTPAAVHTPIFDQMTQAHIDFMLSKIPMGRFGKVEEVTALIAWLASEECSFTTGGVFDISGGRATY
- a CDS encoding SDR family oxidoreductase, which codes for MAEQKKVAIVTGAGTGVGKAMAKGLAEAGFSVVLAGRRKEPLEEVERELSGVGAETLAVPTDVADPASVARLFAATKQRFGRLDLLVNNAGVNTPPIPLEDLSFAQWKSVVDTNLTGAFLCTQEAFRMMKAQDPRGGRIINNGSVSASAPRPHSAPYTATKHAITGLTKSTSLDGRAYDIACGQIDIGNAATDMTSRMASGVLQADGSVAPEPTIDPRHVADAVVYMAKLPLSANVQTITVMATKMPLVGRG
- a CDS encoding outer membrane protein, with the translated sequence MTKRNKLARWWRPCLAGMVSVVMTGSATSADLASPAADAIFNPSPLWSGFHVGAKAGGVWSHATSDFRYNDGPVFGVAPNRISGFTGGLEGGYDWQSGALVVGAAADFHLTGGHGRKTATCPSGLCSASYAQDLSWLGTVRGRLGYASGNWLAYVTGGYAYARLETKASAVAPMGGASTRWHALKGGWVLGGGVEIMIAPGWSASMEALHFRFGETDTSWTPAASAIITETSHLKTNLVRGGVNYRF
- a CDS encoding tyrosine-type recombinase/integrase, with product MPKLTKKIVDAAEPREKPYFIWCSDLVGFGVRVFPSGKRIYYADYRNKSGQRKRMTIGPHGKLTTEEARKLAMMTLGDVLKGEDPAEERATRRNSLTVKELCANYLEAAERGLIMGKGGRAKKASTLYVDRGRIERHIIPLLGPKLVRDLAQADIHRFIRDVASGKTAAVEKTGNLRGKAIVEGGTGTAARTAGLLGGILSFAVSEGVIPFNPAQGVRRPADKKRQRRLTAEEYRRLGEALEKAEEQAETEQAIHGAWLLALTGCRLDEIQGLKWSEVDEAGGCFRLEDTKEGASVRPIGRSVFDALARIERRKSCPYVLPAAREAKGHYGGLPGGWQRIAERAKFTDVTPHTLRHSFASVAGDLGFAESTIAAMLGHAAGSVTSRYVHHLDSVLIAAADKVAQAIHAQMTGEEGKVVQLPSRATR
- a CDS encoding SRPBCC family protein, with protein sequence MTCPIATAGMLIRRPVPVVFEAFVSPSVTTLFWFTHSNGQLEPGAEVRWTWGMYGVSTDIRVKHVEPNRRLLIDWDVETSPTEVEWTFHPHPEGTFVEIVNRGFGQGPDQVSLAIDSAGGFALVLAAAKLWLEHGIRPAFIEDRHPDARVPEWSSPAKS
- the denD gene encoding D-erythronate dehydrogenase, producing MDVLILGAAGMVGRKLAERLAQEGRIGERSLSRLVLHDVVAPTPPANAPFPVVTAVSDFSSPGEIEKLVAGRPDPIFHLAAIVSGEAEADFEKGYRINLDGTRALFEAIRVIGDGYCPRVVFTSSIAVFGAPFPEAIGDEFFLTPLTSYGTQKAIGELLLADYTRRGFLDGVGIRLPTICVRPGKPNKAASGFFSGIIREPLNGEEAILPVPEDVRHTHASPRSAVNFLLHAASLDGNLLGPRRSLTMPGVSVTVAEQIEALRRIAGDKVAALIRREPDPVVMRIVEGWPRRFDAQRAKRLGFKAEESFDEIIRIHIEDEFRGEIVS
- a CDS encoding DUF4188 domain-containing protein translates to MHRCTVDLTDYPDLVVLYLGMRVNTLRGVPTLLRFGPKIRAVADDPPEGLLAHDNIIYSLFPLHIGMRQYWRNFETLETWARSEPHRQWWQSFLKDPKGTGFWHEAYFMRGGMETVSVNMPAKLGLRKFAPEAAARGPMFSARTRAARDGLASSPTPVSETELYPDGR
- a CDS encoding DUF2141 domain-containing protein, producing MVAAVALLAPAAAVAGTVHVSINGARNNAGIIRCGLFASADGFRVPGRELQEVVSKISGGKATCIFGAVPDGHYAIAVFHAENNEKTLETGLFGQPKQGVGFSRNPSITFGPPGFSSASFPVGPKPMNLQIDMKY